GTTTGGAGTGGAAACGACGATCAGTGTCACGATGCTAGGTGGAATCATGGAGCAACTGGAGTTATTTCTGTAACTAGCAACTTGGTGCCGGGTTTAATGAGAGAGCTTATGTTTGGAGGGAAGAATCCTTCCCTTAACGCAAAACTATTGTCTTTGATGGACTGGCTGTTCTTCGAACCCAACCCGATTGGTTTAAACACAGCTCTCGCTCAACTCGGGGTCGTGAGGCCTGTGTTTAGGCTACCCTATGTACCTCTTCCAAAAGCAAAGAGGGAGGAGTTTGTGAAATTGGTCAAGCAAATTGGGCGCGAGAATTTCGTCGGGGAAAGAGACGTACAAGTTCTCGATGACGACGATTTCATTTTGGTTAGTCGATACTAATGATGCGGATCCTTGCCAAGAGTTGTCGAGGCCTACAAGCTGCGTTGCTTGTTCGGGTTATTCAGGTCTATTCCATGCCCTTAACTCTTAAAAGTTTCTTGTTCCTTGTCTGTCTCTAGTAATTGGTATAGTAAAAGGCTGTTATGAGTTGTTGAATTTGTAGTCATAATAATGATATGATCATGAATAAATGGACGTGTTTTAGAAGTCTTCAAGTGGTTTCTTGGCGTCTACTAATAGTgtgttcattttattatagaaGGGGATATGCCTGTTGGTTGTTGGCCTCATTCTGTTGAGATATCTTGTTCTGATTCTGCGAGAGCCTATTTCCAAAGCTTCCCTTTACGTTAGGTTCtaggatttttattttttaaaaattctttcTAAACTGTTTTGTTACCATTTCactctaatattattttcctagctttttattttttattttttcatgttgTCAAAAGAGTGTTTTTTCGTGTTGTCAAAGAGTTTGAACAATGAAAATAGATTGACAAGTGACTAATTGATTTCGTGTTGTCAAAGAGTTTGAACAATGAAAATAGATTGACAAGTGACTAATTGATTTCGTGTTGTCAAAGAGTTTGAACAATGAAAATAGATTGACAAGTGACTAATTGATTTCGTGTTGTCAAAGAGTTTGAACAATGAAAATAGATTGACAAGTGACTAATTGATTTCGTGTTGTCAAAGAGTTTGAACAATGAAAATAGATTGACAAGTGACTAATTGATTTCGTGTTGTCAAAGAGTTTGAACAATGAAAATAGATTGACAAGTGACTAATTGATTTCGTGTTGTCAAAGAGTTTGAACAATGAAAATAGATTGACAAGTGACTAATTGATTTCGTGTTGTCAAAGAGTTTGAACAATGAAAATAGATTGACAAGTGACTAATTGATTTCGTGTTGTCAAAGAGTTTGAACAATGAAAATAGATTGACAAGTGACTAATTGATTTCGTGTTGTCAAAGAGTTTGAACAATGAAAATAGATTGACAAGTGACTAATCGATTTCGTGTTGTCAAAGAGTTTGAACAATGAAAATAGATTGGCAAGTGACTGATCGATTTCGTGTTGTCAAAGAGTTACAATGAAAATAGATTGACAAGTGACTAATCGATTTCGTGTTGTCAAAGAGTGATTTTGTGTTGTCAAAGAGTTACAATGAAATTAGTTTGGCAAGGGATCAATTTTGATCTTGTCACGTGTCACGTAGGAACAAGGTTCAGTTTACtcaagttttattatttttaatataagtttTAATAATGTGATTGGGTATTTANCactctaatattattttcctagctttttattttttattttttcatgttgTCAAAAGAGTGTTTTTTCGTGTTGTCAAAGAGTTTGAACAATGAAAATAGATTGACAAGTGACTAATTGATTTCGTGTTGTCAAAGAGTTTGAACAATGAAAATAGATTGACAAGTGACTAATCGATTTCGTGTTGTCAAAGAGTTATTTCGTGTTGTCAAAGAGTGATTTCGTGTTGTCAAAGAGTGATTTCGTGTTGTCAAAGAGTGATTTCGTGTTGTCAAAGAGTGATTTTGTGTTGTCAAAGAGTTACAATGAAAATAGATTGACAAGTGACTAATCGATTTCGTGTTGTCAAAGAGTGATTTTGTGTTGTCAAAGAGTTACAATGAAATTAGTTTGGCAAGGGATCAATTTTGATCTTGTCACGTGTCACGTAGGAACAAGGTTCAGTTTACtcaagttttattatttttaatataagtttTAATAATGTGATTGGGTATTTAAgcctaaattatatatatttggtataatttttaaaaaaattccccTCTTGtatatttcacttttttataatttttttatataggcTTAAAATCATGATATGAAGCCGCATATTATGAGatgatttatgaaatttaactaaattatagattttgaatggattgaattaatttatttttaatttagatttaattaaaaacaaactaataattatGTTAATTTATGAAGATAGTTAGCATGAGTCTattttagataataaaataattattgaaaagacCACCCttaaattagatttttcaatatgtatatataaacgGCTTATCATGGATATACAATAAAAACACTTTGGATTCTTGGTTCATCACAAGAGATGACTTAATGGGACTTAATGGATTTTCCGGGAGTTCGTATTTTTATCCAAAAGACATTTGGAGTAAAAGATGACTTTTTAAAGATGAAATGTTTGTTGCTATCTgttacaataataaattattggtttCACTGAATAACTAAATATAATGGATTGACCCAGTTAcgattaatttgattaataagttcttgaattttgttacgattaatttgattaataagTTCTTGAATTCAGTTAcgattaatttgattaataagttcttgaattttgttacgattaatttgattaataagttcttgaattttgttacgattaatttgattaataagTTCTTGCATTTTGTTAcgattaatttgattaataagTTGTTGCATTTTGCAGTTACATCCTTGAACTTTTTATTTGATCGATCAACTAATATATGAGTCACACAGTTAAAAATAGTATACAGTTATTATACNaaaaaaaaaaaaaaaaaaaaaaaaaaaaagttataattttttgttgttgaattAATATCAACTTACATAGTAAATGGAATCGAGGAACTAGTCATTTACCACTTCATAaccctttatttttaattttataataaaataataggtagaataatttatttattattttttgaaaaaaaaaaaaaaggcacaAGAATTAAAAGGAGTGAAGAGAGACTTTGCCTTTCCGAAAAGCAACGCTTTCTAGAACGATGCTACACTCCCTTTACACCATTTGGATTCAAGCTTTAGTTCCAAGAACCAAATCATTCTTTTGCTTCAAGATCAAACCGTTCAACCAAAGCTTCTTCAATGGAGTTTCAATAAAGAAAGATTCATCAATGGAGAATTTAGATCGATCGATCGATTTTTGACGGTACAGAGTTCTCTATCCTTAACAATTACAATTGCAACAGTTCATGATATATTTCTTCACATGACTATATTTCTCAAAATCTATGCCCTAAAAACTGAATTTATCCTTGATTATTCATTCCCCTCCCCTCTAAATCAAAacctaatttattttcataaggACAGATTACAAACCAAGGAATcgtaggaaaaagaaaaagaaatcggAAGCACGAAAGTTACGATAGCGTTGAAAAATCCTCTACTCGATCCTTATAGATGATTTAATTTTCGAGCTAGTCGCTCAAATCGGAGTTAGGCTGCGATTTTCGTTTAGACAAAATCTGGAGTTGAGATAACAAAACCTGATTCTCTTTGTGAAGAAGAAACGCCTTCTTTCTCAGCCTCTCGTTCTCCTCAATaatgctttgattctccatgtACAGTTTCAAATTCTCGATCTCCATCTCTTCCTTAACGCCGGTCCGATCCTTCGCGAATCTCATCCTCCTGAAACAGAGcaccaaaacaaacacaaaactccgtaaaaacaaaatacaaaatcagaTTAAACAaacggagaagaagaagaagaagaaaaaaaaaaataaaaaatcaatcacCTGAAAAGCCTGTAGAGTCGAATCGGCCGGCGGCGATGGCGGCAACGTAAAGAGGAACGAGTGCAGGAAAGGAGCATGAATCGAGAAGAATCGCACATTATTGTGGAAGTTGAATCCGGAATTGGTTAGAGCAATGGAATTGAGAGTCTAaatagaagagagaagaacaaaaaagaaatcggaatagaaagagagagaaagtgaggCTTTTCATTGCAATGATTACAGTAGGAATCATGATGGCAAAGGAGGCAAGATGACGAACAATTCAGAACTACAAGATGatcagagagagagacggACAAATTTCTCCCCCTTTCAAATGAACCTTTTGATTCCacacattatatatatatatatatataccctaacatttttaattttatatataatatgatcgaatatgtttaatatattttttaaaatataattctattaattataaaatcaaaacattaaattctcaattttatatttatatttatgaatttattaaatataaaataaaattttattgaatttattaaagtaGAAAcgcttattaaatatttttaaaagtttaataactAATTTAACATACATATAAAAGTTtaggaaatgaagaaatgtttaaatttaaatttaaattaaaaaaaaagaaaagaaatttaccTCAGGTTGACTTTGGACATTCTTTTGCAACACGTCCACAATAAGTACTTATCTTGAATCGCTTCACTATTCTTACAAACTAACCCGAGTAGTTCCCAACCTATAATTATTGCAAACCAAacgtatttaattttttagttttcatcgTTGagacaggaaaaaaaaaacgtggtATAAACGGTAATTATCCATTATTTTACGTATTTTTTAACCATATTTTTGCTCgaatcaattattattattaattctagattttttttttcaaatgatttcTTATTATTTCACAAAATGCTAACCCGAGGGACTATTGATATTGAATTTACAATTTAACCATCATATCCATCGACTATTGATATTAANaaaaaaaaaaaaaaaaaaaaaaaaaacaataaaaaaacaaaagtaaatgTTTGTAGTCAATAAAATCAGGTCACGTAGTACTAAAGTCACGCttgattaatgaaaaataaaatacaaaaatatattcttatgAATGATCGTTATTTATgaacacaaataataaataaataaaataaatgaattttgtgttttatatgaaattaaaaaaaaatggaaattagcGCCAATAACATTATCACTAAGtttttatcatttcttttcccaaaaaaataaaaaataaaaaataaaaaaccatcatcaaaaaaagaaaaagaaaaagaaaggagaataTTCTCtagcttatttatttatttatttttaattttaattttaatttttgcatGTATATCCATTTACTTTAAAATggttttatattaaatttagaagttttctctcttaattttaaatatttttttaccatatataaaaatttacaattaattaatttatttattggatacgaaataaatttatatttaataataattgtgtgtctaacaaatttgaaatttaagaattaaaaaatttaattataggATTTTGAAAGTTAGattgaatattaaattattattattattaaagataGATGGAGAAAAATGATCCctcttaaataataaataatttattatattatttaatttcaatgtgttaaatattatttaatgaatataaaagaaaattacaaaatatgcCAATAAGTGattagttgaaaattaatatataattttttttttcaaataaaatcgctatttaatttttttttaatttgtttatat
This portion of the Cucurbita pepo subsp. pepo cultivar mu-cu-16 chromosome LG08, ASM280686v2, whole genome shotgun sequence genome encodes:
- the LOC111800599 gene encoding protein LITTLE ZIPPER 3 gives rise to the protein MCDSSRFMLLSCTRSSLRCRHRRRPIRLYRLFRRMRFAKDRTGVKEEMEIENLKLYMENQSIIEENERLRKKAFLLHKENQVLLSQLQILSKRKSQPNSDLSD